The following are encoded together in the Chaetodon auriga isolate fChaAug3 chromosome 4, fChaAug3.hap1, whole genome shotgun sequence genome:
- the ube2kb gene encoding ubiquitin-conjugating enzyme E2Kb has protein sequence MANIAVQRIKREFKEVLKSEETSKNQIKVDLVDENFTELRGEIAGPPDTPYEGGRYQLEIKIPETYPFNPPKVRFITKIWHPNISSVTGAICLDILKDQWAAAMTLRTVLLSLQALLAAAEPDDPQDAVVANQYKQNPDMFKQTARLWSHVYAGAPVSSPDYTRKIDKLCAMGFDKNAVIAALSSKSWDVETATELLLSN, from the exons atggCTAACATCGCGGTCCAAAGGATCAAGCGGGAGTTCAAAGAAGTTCTCAAAAGCGAAGAG ACAAGTAAAAACCAGATAAAAGTAGATTTGGTGGATGAGAACTTCACAGAGCTGAGGGGGGAGATAGCAGGTCCTCCAGACACACCCTATGAAG GTGGCAGATATCAACTTGAAATAAAAATCCCGGAAACCTATCCTTTTAACCCGCCAAAG GTGCGTTTCATCACTAAGATCTGGCACCCTAATATCAGTTCTGTGACAGGAGCGATATGTCTGGACATTTTAAAAGACCAGTG GGCAGCTGCGATGACCCTGCGGACGGTGCTGTTGTCTCTACAGGCTCTCCTCgctgcagcagaaccagatGATCCACAGGATGCAGTAGTAGCAAACCAG TATAAGCAGAACCCGGACATGTTCAAACAGACTGCAAGGCTGTGGTCTCACGTCTATGCAGGCGCTCCTGTCTCGAGTCCCGACTACACACGCAAAATAGACAAACTCTGTGCCATGGGCTTCGATAAG AATGCAGTAATAGCGGCCTTGTCTTCAAAATCCTGGGATGTGGAGACAGCGACAGAGTTGCTCCTCAGCAACTGA
- the smim14 gene encoding small integral membrane protein 14: protein MAEGGFDPCECICTHEHAMRRLINLLRQSQSYCTDTDCPQELPGPSGLVGGGGDLTLPMVLMGWMVLALLLFLLRPSSLRSPRPTGKTPGPHNSHGREPPAPPID from the exons ATGGCAGAGGGAGGCTTTGACCCTTGTGAGTGCATTTGCACCCATGAGCATGCTATGAGGCGTCTCATCAACCTG CTCAGGCAATCTCAGTCctactgcacagacacagactgccCTCAGGAAT TGCCAGGTCCCAGCGGGCTGGTCGGCGGAGGGGGTGACCTGACGCTCCCCATGGTTCTGATGGGATGGATGGTGCTGGCTCTGCTCCTGTTCCTGTTGCGCCCATCCAGTCTCAGGAGTCCCCGTCCCACAGGCAAAACTCCTGGGCCCCACAAT AGCCATGGAAGAGAGCCTCCAGCACCACCTATTGACTAG
- the map9 gene encoding microtubule-associated protein 9 codes for MTNQDFRTLAYAKSPKTSRRTTFQDELQAAVSARASKTKTPPYSFSGDFNEDEDDFLDELLKSRKKRAGIFKAGKSKAKINNFEISDDEGKHSSSKRVSFLKTQRITSPSKDMAASESCEDEPPDSSIGQHNDYNHSLSSQHSTNVSEDNKQFKNSDVESHDPQITGESTSKSLSYQTSEDTLLDMPLPLPSDNSVMETPGPDDKSISVQEDSSQTPQLSATDLKHVSSTDSATEREPPRPKPRQRTLGLNLHTTEKIDEDAESQDVSRPQTSSASIPLSTGTSSNIVWTDGDHAVSCSLNRSSLSKSEDSQLFTKSTIDSGSRVGFISDDSKELGRNYSTSFEEFNQDSGEHSDQLSHVHEKSFDTRTPSSHSKTTQRPQSACSKKVESKYLGSLKVLDRKVSLQESQPQAADSLRAAIYQEWLQKKKEKSRENMQLKKKEEILKEKKKREEEAKKEDAVASYEAWKAKKAQSLKAKAKEEQDKIRKKQRGIEEKEERRQSAKQVFEKWKLEQDLLLKEKYRERREAESKLKLKKQEKEEERKTDSSSAISNWCKQKKDVLHEKVVMERKEIKNKAEEEQYMKEERDKMALEIYENWLARKDLEQKRKREERRIQAILQDSPPPPWSPPSKTIPFRK; via the exons ATGACAAATCAAGACTTCAGGACACTGGCTTACGCGAAAAGCCCGAAAACATCCAGAAGGACAACATTTCAG GATGAACTTCAGGCTGCTGTCTCTGCCAGGGCAAGCAAAACTAAAACACCCCCATACTCATTCTCTGGTGACTTCAATGAAGACGAAGATG attttttgGATGAACTCCTCAAATCAAGGAAAAAACGGGCAGGCATATTTAAAGCTGGCAAGAGTAAAGCCAAAATCAACAACTTTGAGATTTCGGACGATGAAGGCAAACATAGCAGTTCGAAGAGAGTCTCATTTCTGAAAACCCAAAGAATCACTTCTCCCTCAAAAGACATGGCAGCGTCAGAATCATGTGAAGATGAGCCACCCGACTCTTCCATCGGTCAACACAACGATTATAATCACTCACTTTCCTCACAACACTCCACAAATGTCAGTGAAGATAACAAGCAATTTAAAAACAGTGATGTGGAGTCTCACGATCCTCAAATCACAGGAGAGAGCACAAGTAAGTCTCTGTCATACCAAACATCAGAAGATACTCTTCTGGACATGCCTTTGCCTTTACCATCTGACAACAGCGTGATGGAGACTCCAGGTCCTGATGATAAGAGCATCTCGGTCCAGGAAGATAGCTCCCAGACTCCACAGTTATCAGCAACTGACCTCAAACATGTGTCTTCAACAG ATAGCGCTACGGAGAGGGAGCCACCCAGGCCTAAACCACGGCAAAGGACTCTTGGATTGAACCTTCACACTACAGAGAAGATAGATGAAGATGCTGAATCTCAGGATGTCAGCAGGCCCCAGACTTCCTCTGCATCCATTCCCCTCTCCACTGGCACATCCAGCAACATTGTT TGGACAGATGGAGACCATGCAGTTTCGTGTAGCCTCAACAGGTCCTCTTTAAGCAAGAGTGAAGACTCGCAGCTCTTCACCAAGTCCACCATTGATTCTGGATCCAGAG tTGGCTTTATTTCTGATGACAGCAAAGAGCTGGGGAGAAACTACTCCACATCATTCGAAGAGTTTAAT caagACTCAGGAGAACACTCAGATCAACTCTCTCATGTCCATGAAAAATCATTTGATACCAG aACACCAAGTTCTCACTCGAAGACCACTCAGAGACCTCAGAGTGCGTGCTCCAAGAAAGTGGAATCAAAGTATTTGGGCTCTCTCAAAGTTCTGGATCGTAAAGTCTCTCTGCAGGAGTCTCAGCCACAAGCAGCAGACTCACTCCGAGCTGCCATTTACCAG GAATGGcttcagaagaaaaaagaaaagtcacgagaaaacatgcagctgaagaagaaagaggaaatcctgaaagaaaaaaagaaaagg GAAGAAGAGGCTAAAAAGGAAGATGCTGTTGCATCATATGAGGCTTGGAAAGCAAAGAAAGCACAGAGTCTCAAAGCGAAAGCCAAAGAAGAGCAAGATAAGatcagaaaaaagcaaagagggattgaagagaaagaagaaagaaggcaATCTGCTAAACAG GTGTTTGAAAAATGGAAGCTTGAGCAAGATCTTCTACTCAAAGAAAAGTACAGAGAGCGAAGAGAAGCTGAAAGTAAACTAAAGTTAAAGAAgcaagaaaaggaggaagagagaaagactgacagCAGTTCTGCCATTTCTAACTG GTGCAAACAGAAGAAAGATGTCCTCCATGAAAAAGTTGTGATGGAGCGTaaagaaatcaaaaataaagcagaggaggaacaatacatgaaagaagagagagataaaaTGGCTTTAGAGATATATGAAAACTGGCTG GCACGGAAAGATCTggagcagaagagaaagagagaagaacgGCGAATACAGGCGATACTCCAAGACAGCCCACCGCCACCGTGGAGCCCTCCTAGTAAAACCATACCATTCCGAAAATGA
- the ugdh gene encoding UDP-glucose 6-dehydrogenase translates to MFQIKRICCIGAGYVGGPTCSVIAHMCPEITVTVVDVNESRIKAWNSDTLPIYEPGLKEVVESCRGRNLFFSTDIDSAIRDADLVFISVNTPTKTYGMGKGRAADLKFIEACARRIVEVSDGYKIVTEKSTVPVRAAESIRRIFDANTKPSLNLQVLSNPEFLAEGTAVRDLKEPDRVLIGGDETAEGQRAIRALCAVYEHWVPKARIITTNTWSSELSKLAANAFLAQRISSINSISALCEATGADVEEVAKAIGMDQRIGSKFLKASVGFGGSCFQKDVLNLVYLCEALNLPEVASYWQQVIDMNEYQRRRFACRIIDCLFNTVTGKKIALLGFSFKKDTGDTRESSSIYISKYLMDEGAKLFIYDPKVLKEQIIHDLSQPSISEDNPERVSELVTVTSDPYEACQSAHALVICTEWDMFKELDYEKIYKKMLKPAFIFDGRRVLDHLHPLLQNIGFQIETIGKKVTTTRIPYTPAAVGPRITASEPPTKKAKV, encoded by the exons ATGTTCCAGATAAAGAGGATCTGTTGCATTGGTGCTGGATATGTAGGAGGCCCCACATGTAGCGTGATTGCCCACATGTGTCCGGAGATCACAGTGACTGTCGTGGATGTCAACGAGTCCCGAATCAAGGCCTGGAACTCAGACACTCTGCCCATATATGAG CCGGGTCTGAAAGAGGTGGTTGAATCATGCAGGGGGagaaatttgtttttctctacGGACATAGACTCAGCCATCAGGGACGCAGACCTCGTCTTTATCTCT GTGAACACCCCAACCAAGACCTACGGGATGGGGAAGGGTCGCGCGGCTGACCTCAAGTTCATTGAGGCGTGTGCTCGGCGGATTGTTGAGGTGTCTGATGGCTACAAGATTGTCACAGAGAAAAGCACGGTGCCAGTTCGCGCTGCTGAGAGCATTCGGCGGATATTCGATGCCAACACCAAACCCAGCCTCAACCTACAA GTGCTGTCCAACCCAGAGTTCCTTGCAGAGGGAACAGCAGTGCGGGACCTGAAGGAGCCAGACCGTGTCCTGATTGGTGGAGACGAAACAGCAGAAGGTCAAAGGGCAATCAGAGCGCTGTGTGCCGTCTATGAACACTGGGTCCCCAAAGCAAGAATAATCACCACCAACACGTGGTCGTCGGAGCTGTCTAAACTG GCAGCCAATGCGTTCCTGGCCCAGCGaatcagcagcatcaacagtATCAGTGCTCTGTGCGAAGCCACCGGGGCCGACGTGGAGGAGGTAGCGAAGGCAATCGGTATGGACCAGAGAATAGGCAGCAAGTTTCTCAAGGCCAGCGTAG GTTTTGGTGGAAGCTGTTTCCAGAAGGACGTGCTGAATTTGGTGTACCTGTGCGAGGCCCTCAACCTGCCTGAGGTCGCCTCCTACTGGCAGCAG GTGATAGACATGAATGAGTACCAAAGGCGGCGGTTTGCCTGCAGGATAATTGACTGCCTCTTCAACACTGTTACTGGTAAAAAGATTGCTCTGCTGGGCTTCTCCTTCAAAAAAGACACAGGTGACACAAG GGAGTCGTCCAGTATCTACATCTCTAAATACCTGATGGACGAGGGAGCCAAGCTATTCATCTATGACCCCAAAGTTCTTAAAGAACAAATCATTCACGACCTCTCCCAGCCCAGCATCTCAGAGGACAACCCAGAGAGAG TGTCAGAGCTGGtgactgtgacctctgacccttaCGAGGCGTGCCAGAGTGCACACGCATTGGTCATCTGCACTGAGTGGGACATGTTTAAG GAACTGGACTATGAGAAGATTTACAAGAAGATGCTGAAGCCGGCCTTTATATTTGATGGCCGCAGGGTGCTGGATCACCTCCACCCTCTTCTCCAGAACATCGGCTTCcag ATCGAGACCATCGGGAAGAAAGTGACCACAACAAGAATCCCCTACACTCCGGCCGCCGTTGGTCCTCGCATCACTGCCAGTGAACCTCCCACCAAGAAAGCCAAAGTTTAA